A window of Cydia pomonella isolate Wapato2018A chromosome 25, ilCydPomo1, whole genome shotgun sequence genomic DNA:
attggcactttattAAGAAATCCATTAAAATGTTCATACTGCATGGATATATTGCTGAAACGTggatatggaaggtagaggcaagaaaccgaatctccatataccaaaaagtgtccgacaaaaaaccataaataggtggttAACAAtgcctagaatacttgagaaaaaaatctaatcatagacagcgcacttgactccgtcaataacgcctaggttcttagctacactagcgctactctggagagatttggaactattatttatagctgacagctggacacttttgcaacagttctgcctaaggagattctgttccttgcctctaccttccataaacgTGGACGttgataaaacattttttttgctaagtacatatataaaatgcttttttgttaatattattaagttttttccaataaaacatcaagtaatataaatagtttatttccTTATAAGGGCGTTTACCATTCCGaacatttcaatatttaaaaaaatacccttgcatatttttgttgtaatttGAGGATAATGTCGTTGGCATTTTAATTGTACTACTAAatgttttggaatattttttttcacactgcacccaccttagcaaatttctgtttggcccagtggttgactggtagagaatgcctcaaggcattaagtccgcctattgtacgttatacttgtacttgtgcaataaagtttaaaataataaataataaaataataaatgtaacgttatattgtatagttgtttgttatccctaaaatgaataaataaaataaaataaaaataaaaactagccGCTATCCTTCGTCCCGAGCACACAGATCCGTCTGTCTCGCCCTTTCGCCCAGTGAGGACGCCCAGTGAGGACCGAGCCTGCGGGCTACTCGTCGAGCAAGCCCGCCACGTACCCGTCCAGGATGACCTCCCGGTTGGCCGGGTTGTAGTTGGACCCGAAGCGCTGCACGACCAGGATGTTGCCGGTCTGGAACACCTGCTCGAGCCCCGCGCGCAGCAGCGCCGCTTGCGCCGCGTTGTAATTGTAATTACGGCCTAGAAATAATAAATCAAGTATAAGTAAGATCAATaagttggatcaagggtcagatgcagaaggcggtgatcttggacacggcgcggatagtccggcggttcctctctctgcggccctgacccgctgctggcggcacactaggttaggttttttacaatgtgttttgtatagtatagCAAACCGCGTAGATGACACCAACGGTCAAACGTCTACCGCGTTCAAATTACCCGCGCGCGCCTCTCGCGGACAACTCCCGGCGCGCTACACGGAGTAGAGCGAAAGCCATCTATCTCACTCTAACGTTAGGAGTAGTAATGTCGTCCCGCTCCCGCGCAACAGCATGGCGGCGGGTTCTGTCTTGTCGGTCGACACACTCTATCGCGCTCTCGATAAacttgttaaaataattaatgtaaaactGTAGATTAACTGATTATTGGGcttaaatactgtaaacatggaaagtatatccacctggtgcatcaaaacattcaatgtattagaggaaaagatttacagattgaactttttatgaacgatttttatgttgatattttatgtattactgaacattggttaacaaataatgaattaatgcctcaatttaataatcatcaggtgggaagttcgttcaccagaattagttccatacatggtgggtcgttaattatattaaataatcagttaaaatttaaggaacgtaaggatattgtatccatgtctgttgaacggactatagaactaagtgcagtagaattggagcaatttattgttgtctgtgtgtataggccgccattaagtaattttgaaatatttgaaagtgtaatggattctgtgctacttaaaatatcatcttctagtaagaaattatttatatgcggcgactttaatgtaaatattttggaaaattcaacaatgtcttgtagattgttgaatctattcaaatctggtaatctcaaccacatgtttatggagcctactagagtgactgctactagtgcaacctgtatagataatattttcactgatattgttcctattactaaaaaagttatcagtaatttagaatcagaccacttaggtcaattaatggtatttgagacattaaggaaaaatactttgagaaaacaaataacttttgtaccagtaacctcggaccgcgtagaaagaatgaagcaaagtctagttcaggcgctaccctttttgtcttccgatatgggtccaaatagtatgtataattcattctttcacacttttatggatcattataatgcgatatttacttcaaaatcggtcgtagttagtggtgcatcagtttttagtgagtgggctactgcggacttacatcaacgaagacgtgcactgtatgccttgtatgaggaacggcggtttaacacgagtgatgaatttaaagaacatgtcaagcaatattcgaaaaagtttaaaatagattgtcatatagctaagcgaaattatctaagtcaaagaataaaaaatagtaccaacattattaaagcaacctggaaagtaatcaatgtggagactggtcgctcgaaacacagagtgaatgattttaaactaaatattgataacaaaattatagattccaatttagaagtagctacagaatttgaaatttttttcactgacgtaccagttttcacaactaaggatttaaattcatcaccctcatctgctgttactctattaaaagataacgcgccagagtgttgtggagattttcattttgaacgtgtttgtacctccgatgtagtaaaggcgtttaattcggttaatgtcaaaaaaacgaatgacctctggggagtctctgtccatgctgtcaaatccttagtagaaattatagcgcctgacttagtaattatatttaacaacagtgttgattgcggcgagtttcctgatttaatgaaacatagtaaaataactcctttatttaaatcgggtagcaactctgaccccactaactttagaccgatatctgtgctaccaacgttcagtaagatttttgaaaaattaattctttctcaattagtacgacattttaacgtcaataatttaatgcataataagcagtttggttttacacggggtcgctcgacaaccgatgctggtgttgagctaattaagcatatcttcgatgcctgggaggagtcacgagatgctataggtatcttctgtgatttgtctaaggccttcgactgcgtttgtcatgaaacattaatcaggaaactacactattatggagttagaggagcggcactggatttacttaagtcctacttaaatggtagaatacaaagggtcgatgtgaatggacagcgatcaccggggtcattggtctctatgggtgtaccacaggggtcaatattgggacctttcctgttccttatctacataaatgacttgccattccttgtaaagacccaccatgatatagtattgtttgcagacgacacttcacttattttcaaagtcaaacgacagcaacaagcttacaatgatgtaaacgatgctatttctaaagtagtaaattggttcaatgttaataatttattgttaaatgagaataagactaaatgtattaagtttgtcactagtaatgtaaggcatgtacaaacaagtgtcattgtgaaggatgaggaattggaattagttgatagtacagtttttcttggtataactttagattctaaactccagtggggtccccatattgctactctttcgaatagactgagttctgcagcttttgcagtaagcaaaatccgtcagttaactgatgtcaaaacagctcgattagtatattttagttacttccatagcattatgtcatatggtattttactgtggggtggtgcttcagagataaataccatttttgttctgcagaagagggctattcgagcaatatataaaatgaaccatagagactcactgagagataaatttaaggaaattgacatcatgacagtgcactgtcaatacatttatgagaatattctgtatgtgcataaaaatattgccgattttaagaaaaattgtgacattcataatattaatactagaaataaacataagctcgccgtgcccttcactcggctccataaaattaaaaaatcattcatgggtaattgtgtgagattttataataaacttccaaaccatattactgagttaccaattaataaatttaagaatcatgtaaagcgtaaacttatttctaaagcttattataccacacaagactacatgaatgataaaacaacgtgggattaattgtgattcgaaatgattaattatttattatatttgaataatgatgatgaaatggatattccaatgcatgtatttcctttgttgtttttattatatttgtttgacatttagaatttattctagaaacaatctagactagtattttttatacatttttttttgtatgactgtattttgtgaaagttttagtattaaatttgatctatgaattatattcattagtattatatatggaataatatttacaacatcaataaattgctctgataattagattaagataattatatgtaatactgtcttactattcataagtgcttgttgctaggcctacatgaataaagtatatttgaattgaattgaattgaattgaataaatctTTAAATTGTGTGTAAAGTAACCTGTGAGTGTACGGATTGTTGTGTTAGTGGTCAAATATACTGATTCTAAACCTACACGTCTCTGTTATTTCATCAATCCATGAGAAACCCTctcataatagtattttttaatgtatttttatattttacttttatatacatattgtaaaaaacatattCCTAAtaagaaagagaaataaaggaataataataataataaattctttattgtgcaccacatAATGAAAAGGGAATACAGAAAAATAACacacattacattatattacgataaaagtgcgaaaAGTTGGTACTTCGCAACTAGATCGAAAACACGATGTAAACCTATTTACGTGTGAATCGTACGTTTAACAGTATagtcaaatgtaaaaatatgggtgcacacaagttgcttaaaaatatgtcccatatgttaacggcaccaatcatggaacattttaGACATGgtcagcgatcaccggggtcattggtctctatgggtgtaccacaggggtcaatattgggacctttcctgttccttatctacataaatgacttgccattccttgtaaagacccaccatgatatagtattgtttgcagacgacacttcacttattttcaaagtcaaacgacagcaacaagcttacaatgatgtaaacgatgctatttctaaagtagtaaattggttcaatgttaataatttattgttaaatgagaataagactaaatgtattaagtttgtcactagtaatgtaaggcatgtacaaacaagtgtcattgtgaaggatgaggaattggaactagttgatagtacagtttttcttggtataactttagattctaaactccagtggggtccccatattgctactctttcgaatagactgagttctgcagcttttgcagtaagcaaaatccgtcagttaactgatgtcaaaacagctcgattagtatattttagttacttccatagcattatgtcatatggtattttactgtggggtggtgcttcagagataaataccatttttgttctgcagaagagggctattcgagcaatatataaaatgaaccatagagactcactgagagataaatttaaggaaattgacatcatgacagtgcactgtcaatacatttatgagaatattctgtatgtgcataaaaatattgccgattttaagaaaaattgtgacattcataatattaatactagaaataaacataagctcgcattgcccttcactcggctccataaaattaaaaaatcattcatgggtaattgtgtgagattttataataaacttccaaaccatattactgagttaccaattaataaatttaagaatcatgtaaagcgtaaacttatttctaaagcttattataccacacaagactacatgaatgataaaaaaacGTGGGATTAATgttgattcgaaatgattaattatttattatatttgaataatgatgatgaaatggatattccaatgcatgtatttcctttgttgtttttattatatttgtttgacatttagaatttattctagaaactatctagacaagtattttttatacatttttttttgtatgactgtattttgtgaaagttttagtattaaatttgatctatgaattatattcattagtattatatatggaataatatttacaacatcaataaattgctctgataattagattaagataattatatgtaatactgtcttactattcataagtgcttgttgctaggcctacatgaataaagtatatttgaaatgaaatgaaaatgagaatggagtgtttttgatatttcaccgacacctgtaaactttctaccgctttacgctttaaaagttgaatgtacaataattcgtcctttatgttttttatgtatttaatgaaagctactgcagttggtttcaatattattaaacaatgaaaactgtggttttttgctccagtcatggaatgtatggcgccattcattttcaaaataacaaatatcaatgaaaaattaaacttaaacagctctttggctcttttttagggttccgtagtaaactaggaacccttctagtttcgccatgtccgtctgtctgtctgtccgaggctttgctccgtggtcgttagtgctagaaagctgaaatttggcatggatatataaatcaataaagccaacaaagtcgtacaataaaatctaaaattttttttttagggtacctcccctacacgtggggggtgaatttttttttcgcttcaaccctagagtgtggggtatcgttggaaaggtctttcaaaactaataggggttttcaggaaacatttttttataaagtgaatatattcggagataatcgctgaAAAATCctgtaaatacttgttttacaggatttttcCATatcatcccattactggtgcctgttccattataggggtgtttactataggtcTTATAAggacgaataaataaataaatgttatggggacattcttacacaaattgactgagtcccacggtaagccaagaaggctcgtgttgtgggtactcagacaacgatatatatcctcttaaggcctagccatagaaatgaaaaatccaaaatttgccactggaatttgaacctatagtgcacggaatacagtagattttattttgtttgaaaattgcacgaaacaaaacaaatgcaactctgtcctaattgaatatgatttaaatttcatcgaactgaataagtcctataggtaggaccttgggccttacgaggatatatTATATgcaaacacttaaatacatagaaaacatccatgactcgggaacaaatatctgtgctcatcacacaaataaatgcccttaccgggattcgaacccaggaccatcggcttcataggcagggtcacgacccactaggccagatcggtcgtcaaaacatGCTATGggacattatatatatataaataaaagtgtcAATctgatcccatcaaaaacattatcatgtaaaatgttgccaagacgaaaccataagcctcgcactgtcaaaaagttatcagatctcttgtagagccaagcttctaactctacaagccctaacttcacaaactctacaccttattcaaaatatatggcttggccgtgtCGCtgccgtcacatgggcgtaaggtgaaaaatttagtcactattcattataattttttattatataatagtaACGAattcagtgaaagaataaggatcaaagtcaaatggcgttctaaaagttttaatcatgtgtcgaaagatggcagtaaatttaccgtgactacaaaattttctttgacaatccacctctaaaaaaaacaatatattttacgaaacaaaaacaaacttgcagtaatttttttaaagtacttaagttaaaaaaacgttatacagtgtgtccctagccattggacaaacccgtatgcattagggtatttagaactagtgtacaaagtatcataacagccggtgtagcggttttgaagaaattaacaaattaccaatttttattttgaagcaGCCTTTATGtcttagtagctcctaaggtaatatcctcaaaaaatagtatggaaccttcttcgacctttttgattatcttctttatttattacactaataagcttctgacttatgaaaaatgtcatcattatcaaatatttcgaacaaattgtcaaaaacactgccaaagatgaacacagtatgtttctttttgttatcgattattgcaaataacttttgtttgaaaaaaatatttctttatcttttattctaattaaaaaaatattaacggcagagcattcctgagaagtaaccctacgtggggtttcagggtttgtccaatggctaaggtctcCCTGTATATGGAATCGGGGGTTGAAATCAGTATGGAAATTATACGATAAATTCATTTTGAACAcaatatttattgaatattgaatatcgtataaaagaaaataagtgGAAAGTAAAACTTCCTAGGATTTTccgctttataaataaatataggcgCTGTACAAAatgtggtttaaaaaaatcctaagGCAAAGCTTGAAAAATACGCCgacaaaaggaaaataaatagatttgagggctcctctacatgatggcccagcgtaggccagcctaagggacgcagctatgcggtggaaggAGATAGCAATGTCACTTGCTCCctttaacgcataaatgcgtcccttggactggccgacgctgggccatcgtgtagaggagccatcaatCTATTTAGATGCGATTTATTTCTACGTGAAATGCCGCCTAACGTCAATTTTGTACCTCATGTGTcacttaacttcaaactcggacaaatctattttttttcgtCCATGGGCAGGCTAAAGCTCTAAGCCATACTGCCTTGTCACGTAGGAATTTTTCTTTTGAGTAAGTTCAATCCGGTAAACGTCTTCAGTAAAACTATTCAAAATATGatacatccattaattacatcacacgtttagggaggggggtcaagaaaatgtgacgtGTTGTGACAAAGgggagggggagtcacaaactttgtcaGTTTAACTTCATCAGTAGCCCATTTTTTTGAATTCGCTGTACAGTTAACTGCAGATGTCCGAGTTAGAAGTTAAGCGACACATAGACGtctaaattaagttttttttttataccacgacgatggcaaacaagcatacggcccgcatggTTGTAAGCAGCCACTGTAGCCTATaaacgcctgcaacaccagaggtattacatgcgcgttgccgtttGCCGTTAAGTGTCAGGCGTCAGCCAAGCCCGCGACAAATCCGTTCACTATAACCTCCCGGTTGGCCGGGTTGTAGTTGGACCCGAAGCGCTGCACGACCAAGAGACTGGGCGGGTTTCGGAATATTTGCTCCAAGCCCGCGCGCACCAATAACGCCTGGGCGGTATTGTAATCATATTCCGCgcctagaaataaacataagagCCTTATTACACTCATCCTGCCTTCGGACGGCGAACGATCGGACGCGACGTCGGCCCCGATATCAGGCCAAAGGattgttttccgtttcacgaaatattaGCATATCGTTTACAATAACAGGAAAAATATCAGACATTAAAATTTTTTGGCGATtcgagacatttttttttatatgtcaaatattgttaatgatgttcttatatttcgtgaaacggaaaacgatctTGCTCGGGCACGACGTCGGCTCCGATCGTAAGGCCTTACGGCAAGATAAGTGTAATAAGCGCTATATGTATACGAGTAGACTCTAGCGGCCCTCAAATTGAGTCTAATTTGTATGccaattttagggttccgtagccaaatggcaaaaaacggaacccttatagattcgtcatgtccgtctgtctgtccgattatgtcacagccacttttttccgaaactataagagctatactgttcaaacttggtaagtagatgtattctatgaaccgcattaagatttttacacaaaaataaataaaaaaacaataaattttggaggtcccccatacttagaactgaaactcaaaaaaacttttttcatcaaacccatacgtgtggggtatctatggataggtcttttaaaatgatattgaggtttctaatatatttttttctaaactgaatagtttgcgcgagagacacttccaaagtggtaaaatgtgggtcccccccccccccgtaacttctaaaataacagaatgaaaaatctaaaaaaaatatatgatatacattgccatgcaaacttccaccgaaaattggtttgaacgagatctcgtaagtagtattttttatacgtcataaatggtacggaacccttcatgggcgagtccgactcgcacttggccgctttttttaaatatggtatTAGAAAACAGAATTGCGTTTTTCTCGTATAGAATCGAACGAGACAAAACGAGagcaactctgttccatttaataatgatttatatttcactttatttaatttttactagtATTAGAACTGTTGGGACACTAGAGGATATGCAAAATTTATTCTGCAGGGTAGTTCGTAGGTGTCGACATAATATGAGCATAGATACTTTCATAtacagaataaaatataaagtataaaaaagATTGTCGGCGTCTCGATTCACAACACCGAAAACGTTAAGTTCGCGgtttattattaactaacattAAGTAAAAACGTCTGCCAGATTTTTTTACCAGACTTGCTGGTAAAAAAATCGACGCTATTAGTTTCACGTTTCAAAATCACTACGCTTCATAAATGGGACACCTACACAGACCTAGACCTGTTATTTTATtcattcttcttcctcgcgttgtcccggcattttgccacggctcatgggagcctggggtccgcttgacaactaatcccaagatttggcgtggcactagtttttacgaaagcgactgccatctgaccttccaacccagagggtaaactaggccttgttgggattagtccggtttcctcacgatgttttccttcaccgaaaagcgactggtaaatatcgaatgatatttcgtacataagttccgaaaaactcattggtacgagccggggtttgaacccgcgacctccggattgcaagtcgcacgctcttaccgctaggccaccagcgcttgttattttattcattattaaatatttattaagttgTACTTGTGTTCGAATTCCAATTAACGTCATCTGACGTCCGTGGTGATCAAAGGGTTGTATAAGCCCTAAAAACCATTAGTGTGTCATATTGTTAAAATACAAAGCACTAGGTCTtgagtaattgatttatttcccaattaagtacatgataatgTTAAGACCACGACCGGCGCTCCCGTTGGCGCGGCAACTAACTTGACAGCTCGCGCCCATGACGGCTGGGCTGTCAGTTAGGACACGTTTACAAACCCggctaatataaatattaacaactagtatcaaaatagaaatagtttgataGCAAAAGGTGTTTTTCCAATAATAATGATATGAATTATCTTATATTTCTAATAATATGTTGACGCCGCAGACCTAAATATCGACATATAAATTACCTGGCTTATTCTTCACATAATAGCTGATATCCATCTGCGGATCATCCGGCACCCGCGGCTGCTCCTTCCTGGAATACTTAATAGATCGTTTTGATTTCTTAAACTTCAACAGTTTAACCTCCGTCTTTGGCTTGTGCAGTTTTtctaataacttttttaaaccTTTAGCCTCCTTTTCGTCTTTTTTAACGTGAACTTCTAACTTATGTTTCACGTAACTAGCAATTGGAAATGGATCCGGTTTGATATGTTTAGCTTTCTTTTTAACAACAAACCGCTTCCTTCTTATTGTATTTGAATTGGACACAACGTTTTCTGTGTTGGTATTTACGTGTGACATTTCAGAGTTGTCTTTTTCTGTATCTACGTGTGACGTTTCTGAGCTATATTTTTCTTCTTGATTTGAGCCGGTCCATGCTTTGTATTTAGCGAAGTATTGGACAAAGTTTTCTAAAGGGTCTGTTTGAACTGATCTCTTGCATTTTGTTTTTGCTGGTCGCTGCGGGAGCGAGAGAGGCATATCATCGTCTGTGAATACTTGCTCCGAATATGTGTATTCTTCGGTTTCTGATGCGGATGGCCTCAAATCTTGCATTTTTTtgactgtaaaaataaatttattaaatttaagtgTTGGAGTTagacatacacacacacacacactcctatatatatgtagacaTAAATATCCGTACTGGTTCTAGACCTAGCTTAcacataatattgaaatattgttttataatatattgccTACctcaatattcaattcaataattaatcagAGTATAAAAAaggttctttttatatatttgattagctaattgtgtctcagtaagtgctcaatcatgttcactaatgtatacctactattctgtaactaccttcttaactatttacttatatcacgatttgaccttgtggattactgtaattggctttatacaattaaaatttaaaattgcacatgtaattattataagctgttgtaatcctgaatatataaaataaaaaaatataaaataaaaactgaacaTTTCAGCCTAAACCAGTATTAGGTTCTGTCTAAAGAATGCGGCTTTCAGTGCTTATCTGATAAGAACATGTGGCATTTCAAAGCAGCAACTGGCGCCaatactttttacaagcttttatttaacttgcaatgtacctatgtcaGACCAAGATACGTTTGCAGCGATCTTGACAGTCCagacagcgcaagtgttatattaaaaatcaaaattctatgaaattatgacttttaaGTAACACTTGCTCGGGCTGGGCTAAcaaaatacttacctacctaccacTACTACCTAGGACTTTACTCAGTTTTTTTAGACTGTAGTCACAACGTCGAAACTTGAGTCCTTATCGAGACCCAAGTCTATAATAGACTTGAGCCCTTTAAAGGTAACTCTCATATTGTGTACAAAAAATTTCTAAAAGGCATTGTCTCCTCATTAAATTCATAGTTTGTTGTGTTACTAGTAGATAAGAGTATAACATTTTTGAcgaattttacaattttattctaAGACTCGAGCCCTTTAAAGTTGCAATTTAaaaactcaataaaggactctgACTCGGGAGTTTTGTAAGCGCAGAGTCGCGTAATAACGACTgaagttcttcaaatttagacttaCAAGACTCGAGTCGAGTTCTTATTCTTACCAACTGGCAATTGCATCCCCATAGCTTGTAGACTCTCCAGGTTAGGCGGAGTGGAGCCGCTGGGGAAGGCGCAGCGCTCAGTCGCGGTGCCGTTGGTGCCTCGCAGGCAGGTGGTGAGGAACTGCAGGTCCGCGTTGGAGATGAGAGTGGGGATCATGGGCGAGCTCGTTAACGGCCGAGCTGGGGGTGAAAGATTGTTTATAGTAGACGGAAATCTAACtgacagatgtagtgaataattctttgccatcgtattttcaGGGAAAGGCACGAACGTTTTATGctattagaaatagaaatagaaattattTCAGTCAGTA
This region includes:
- the LOC133531276 gene encoding uncharacterized protein LOC133531276, producing the protein MLTAVKVAFGFCTFFLAFEETVSWTIDLPQVRKYFFEKNMQERERQDRWKMQEAQRLQQVVYDNIHTKSLHFDYEKYKKHYADDYKYNGYMEHKVHEAVQNGSVYLDGLRRSIEAYLQRLESCRGQNMTVNVVQLRRYSNQNQSNAALYYFLTNPANPLTNPTKPSLIQEAILNSLLPFSTYGLPIPTNLTTVTQMNMNFTSFLAMAPNYTMFNMSEEFRNCVRADLASEHVRRLAELAVWAASELQDKLYADKYSEHKHDAHENDHGHENGILGSEHNYGHGHENTHYNTHDNDHGHDDDSLVLRLAWFLDRLAHLTGYDPTGQDFEEQSTGTSCCYLYLHHKTFVPFPENTMAKNYSLHLSVRFPSTINNLSPPARPLTSSPMIPTLISNADLQFLTTCLRGTNGTATERCAFPSGSTPPNLESLQAMGMQLPVVKKMQDLRPSASETEEYTYSEQVFTDDDMPLSLPQRPAKTKCKRSVQTDPLENFVQYFAKYKAWTGSNQEEKYSSETSHVDTEKDNSEMSHVNTNTENVVSNSNTIRRKRFVVKKKAKHIKPDPFPIASYVKHKLEVHVKKDEKEAKGLKKLLEKLHKPKTEVKLLKFKKSKRSIKYSRKEQPRVPDDPQMDISYYVKNKPGRNYNYNAAQAALLRAGLEQVFQTGNILVVQRFGSNYNPANREVILDGYVAGLLDE